The following proteins come from a genomic window of Paenibacillus spongiae:
- the bshB1 gene encoding bacillithiol biosynthesis deacetylase BshB1, translating into MDGSVDIAAFGAHPDDVEIGMGGTIAKHVDAGYRVAICDLTEAEMSSNGTVETRKQEAAEAASLLGLADRSCLALPDRGLTGSADQIEAIVREIRRLRPRIVFAPYWADRHPDHGACSRLVEEAVFNAKLRKYLPELPPVNVEQLLFYYINDSADVSLIVDVSTHYDRKISALRSYRSQFEKVGSGEDRVQTPLTDRYVERVEARDLLLGQTRQLAYAEGFAIKRPQPVHLF; encoded by the coding sequence ATGGACGGATCTGTCGATATAGCAGCCTTCGGTGCGCATCCCGACGATGTCGAAATCGGTATGGGCGGAACGATAGCCAAGCATGTGGATGCCGGTTACCGGGTCGCCATCTGCGATCTGACGGAAGCGGAGATGTCGTCGAACGGCACCGTAGAAACAAGGAAGCAGGAAGCAGCCGAAGCCGCTTCCTTGCTTGGCCTGGCGGATCGTTCCTGCCTGGCGCTGCCTGACCGGGGCTTGACGGGCTCCGCGGATCAAATCGAAGCGATCGTGCGCGAGATCAGACGCTTGCGGCCCCGTATCGTATTTGCTCCGTATTGGGCGGACCGCCATCCGGATCACGGCGCCTGCAGCAGGCTGGTGGAAGAAGCGGTGTTTAACGCCAAGCTGCGCAAGTATTTGCCGGAGCTCCCTCCTGTCAACGTCGAGCAGCTCCTCTTCTATTATATTAACGACAGCGCGGACGTCTCGCTTATCGTCGATGTAAGCACGCACTATGACCGCAAAATAAGTGCGCTGCGCTCATACCGTTCCCAGTTTGAGAAAGTGGGAAGCGGAGAAGACCGGGTTCAGACGCCGCTGACGGACCGCTACGTGGAGCGGGTGGAAGCCAGAGATTTGCTGCTTGGCCAGACGAGGCAGTTGGCGTACGCCGAAGGTTTCGCCATCAAACGACCGCAGCCGGTTCATTTATTTTAA
- a CDS encoding DUF1405 domain-containing protein, which translates to MSSVSWLWSRALLTNKSFLWLLFIVNALGTVYGYIWYGDQLIETYDHNPAWQLIFVPDSPTASLFFTLALLYLLFPPKRELKGPAKWLRSAIEALGVVTSVKYGIWAVAMIIAGAMKGTPMVWENYMLIVSHLGMAVEALLFTRFFAFGIAAAFGAACWLFLNDMIDYSYYVYPWLPQVLDDILPDVRNFTVGLTLFSFLLTVLALRLAERSRGLK; encoded by the coding sequence ATGTCGTCAGTATCATGGTTGTGGAGCCGGGCGCTCCTTACGAACAAATCGTTTTTATGGCTGTTATTTATCGTTAATGCTCTGGGTACGGTGTATGGATATATTTGGTATGGGGATCAGCTGATCGAAACTTATGATCATAACCCGGCTTGGCAGCTTATATTCGTACCGGATAGTCCAACGGCAAGCCTGTTTTTTACGCTGGCCTTGCTATACCTGCTCTTTCCGCCGAAACGGGAATTGAAGGGACCGGCGAAATGGCTGCGCTCCGCGATCGAAGCGTTAGGTGTCGTAACTTCTGTGAAATACGGCATTTGGGCTGTTGCCATGATTATCGCGGGTGCAATGAAGGGCACGCCGATGGTATGGGAAAATTATATGCTGATCGTCTCCCACCTGGGCATGGCCGTCGAAGCGCTTCTGTTTACCCGGTTCTTTGCCTTCGGAATTGCCGCGGCTTTCGGAGCGGCATGCTGGCTGTTTTTGAATGATATGATCGATTATTCTTATTACGTTTATCCTTGGCTGCCGCAAGTATTGGATGATATTTTGCCGGATGTTCGGAACTTCACAGTGGGCTTAACGTTATTCAGCTTTTTGTTGACCGTGCTTGCTCTCCGTCTGGCCGAGCGCTCCAGAGGTCTAAAATAG
- the qcrB gene encoding menaquinol-cytochrome c reductase cytochrome b subunit, whose protein sequence is MFKGVYNWIDERLDITPMWRDVADHEVPEHVNPAHHFSAFVYCFGGLTFFITVIQILSGMFLTMYFVPDIINAYKSVDYLQHKVAFGGIVRGMHHWGASLVIVMMFLHTLRVFFTGSYKAPREMNWVVGMLIFFIMLGLGFTGYLLPWDNKAYFATKVGIQIAESVPYIGVYIKELMQGGEIVGAETLTRFFAIHVFFLPGALLALLAAHFFMIRKQGISGPL, encoded by the coding sequence ATGTTTAAAGGTGTTTACAACTGGATTGATGAACGTCTCGATATTACGCCGATGTGGAGGGACGTGGCCGACCATGAGGTTCCCGAGCACGTTAACCCTGCGCACCATTTCTCCGCATTCGTGTATTGCTTTGGCGGGCTGACGTTTTTTATCACGGTCATTCAAATTTTGTCCGGCATGTTCCTGACGATGTACTTCGTTCCGGATATTATCAACGCATATAAGAGCGTTGACTACCTGCAGCACAAGGTTGCCTTCGGCGGAATCGTCCGCGGCATGCATCACTGGGGCGCAAGTTTGGTTATCGTTATGATGTTCCTGCATACGCTCCGCGTCTTCTTTACAGGCTCTTACAAAGCGCCTCGCGAGATGAACTGGGTGGTCGGGATGCTTATTTTCTTCATTATGCTCGGTCTTGGCTTCACGGGTTACCTGCTTCCGTGGGATAACAAGGCGTACTTTGCAACGAAGGTCGGCATTCAGATTGCAGAATCCGTTCCATATATCGGCGTTTACATTAAAGAATTGATGCAGGGCGGCGAAATAGTCGGTGCAGAAACATTGACGCGCTTCTTCGCGATTCACGTCTTCTTCTTGCCGGGTGCGCTGCTTGCGCTTCTAGCGGCTCACTTCTTTATGATCCGGAAGCAAGGCATTTCGGGACCACTATAA
- the dapB gene encoding 4-hydroxy-tetrahydrodipicolinate reductase, producing MADTIRVAVIGAGGRMGREVVKMVLQDENMTLAAAVSPSAGPVDAGSMVGVNPCGVTVSADLETALSDARADVLVDFTVPQAAYGNTKTAILHGVRPVIGTTGFTPEQIDELDKLCQERGLGGLIAPNFSIGAILMMQFAAQASKYFPHLEIIEYHGDQKLDAPSGTSIKTAELIAGVRRELRQGNPNEEETIEGARGGYYNGFRIHSVRLPGVFAQQEVIFGGFGQTLKIRHDSYERAGYMPGVAVAVKKVMTYTGLIYGFEHIMD from the coding sequence ATGGCAGATACGATAAGAGTGGCGGTTATTGGGGCCGGAGGCCGGATGGGCCGCGAAGTGGTTAAGATGGTGCTTCAGGATGAGAATATGACGCTGGCCGCCGCAGTCAGTCCTTCCGCAGGTCCGGTTGACGCGGGATCGATGGTCGGCGTCAACCCTTGCGGCGTTACCGTTTCGGCGGATTTGGAGACCGCTCTGTCCGATGCGCGTGCGGATGTTCTGGTTGATTTTACCGTGCCTCAAGCGGCTTACGGGAATACGAAAACAGCCATTCTCCATGGCGTTCGCCCGGTAATCGGGACGACGGGATTTACGCCGGAGCAAATCGACGAATTGGACAAGCTGTGCCAAGAACGGGGGCTCGGAGGGCTTATCGCGCCTAACTTCTCCATCGGCGCCATTCTCATGATGCAGTTTGCGGCGCAAGCGTCCAAGTATTTTCCGCACTTGGAAATTATCGAATACCACGGCGACCAGAAGCTGGATGCGCCTTCAGGAACCTCGATCAAGACAGCCGAGCTTATTGCCGGCGTCCGTCGGGAGCTGCGGCAGGGCAACCCGAATGAAGAAGAGACGATCGAGGGCGCACGCGGCGGCTATTACAACGGATTTCGCATACATAGCGTAAGGCTGCCGGGCGTCTTTGCCCAGCAGGAGGTCATATTCGGCGGATTCGGTCAAACCTTGAAGATCCGTCATGATTCCTATGAGCGCGCGGGCTATATGCCGGGCGTGGCGGTCGCCGTAAAAAAAGTAATGACCTACACTGGACTTATCTACGGTTTTGAGCACATTATGGATTAA
- a CDS encoding YpiF family protein yields MKFSELTPEQWAELQPYLDTAVLPVTGLTGDEMPYQATESLERLRDVLYPIESQFKGRIVTYPVCQYGLLTDQAGGQVENICAKLKQRGFRYVIVAAAFPVETNSRLIPSADLLIGTDTDGTPPSAAAVSEEIRKIWLGQ; encoded by the coding sequence ATGAAATTTAGCGAGCTAACTCCCGAACAATGGGCGGAGCTGCAGCCCTATCTGGATACTGCGGTGCTGCCGGTCACCGGTTTGACAGGAGACGAGATGCCCTATCAAGCGACCGAATCGCTCGAGCGGCTGCGGGATGTGCTGTACCCGATCGAAAGCCAGTTTAAAGGGAGAATCGTCACGTACCCGGTATGTCAATACGGCCTGTTAACCGACCAAGCCGGCGGTCAAGTGGAGAATATTTGCGCGAAGCTGAAGCAAAGAGGCTTCCGGTATGTCATTGTGGCGGCTGCGTTCCCGGTAGAGACGAACAGCAGGCTCATCCCATCGGCGGATCTGCTGATCGGCACGGATACGGACGGTACTCCTCCGTCAGCAGCAGCCGTCAGCGAAGAAATTCGAAAAATATGGCTGGGTCAATAA
- a CDS encoding sporulation protein YpjB has translation MRTSIVALLLGALLTVAAGGHGWDKASAAAGIPASKEAGATNAGAEVSVVQLADRLYAAVNAGNRQLAYSTINRLQQAAAKPVIRQAGKQPGWAAFDRSILDARQALSEGKGNEAYLQAARLKLAADALFRKAPLWLQYREVLKNDMVRIRQAWHSQGVNPSEAALATLSVLQLHAKRIEIAALMGQPEKQVSALYDQIKRTERTLVLASNTQSNKRLVEGSFSALEKTVDALFGSDGAAAVDALLNSTLPQTIGESRRGREQLATMYISAFILGVLGYVGWRRYRFDQNHGSSYPPTDGVRRN, from the coding sequence GTGAGAACGTCGATAGTAGCTTTATTACTCGGAGCGCTATTAACGGTGGCGGCCGGCGGTCACGGATGGGACAAGGCTTCGGCAGCTGCCGGCATACCGGCTTCGAAGGAAGCGGGAGCGACGAATGCCGGAGCGGAAGTGTCAGTCGTTCAGCTGGCGGACCGATTATATGCGGCAGTAAATGCCGGAAACCGGCAGCTGGCCTATTCTACGATCAACCGCCTGCAGCAGGCCGCCGCCAAGCCGGTTATCCGCCAAGCCGGGAAGCAGCCGGGCTGGGCGGCATTTGACCGCAGCATACTTGATGCGAGACAAGCGTTAAGCGAAGGCAAGGGGAATGAGGCTTATTTGCAGGCAGCGCGATTGAAGCTGGCCGCGGATGCTTTGTTTCGGAAGGCGCCGCTATGGCTGCAGTACCGCGAAGTGTTGAAGAATGATATGGTTCGCATTCGGCAAGCATGGCATTCGCAAGGCGTGAATCCATCTGAAGCTGCGCTGGCAACCCTCAGCGTTCTTCAGCTTCATGCCAAGCGAATTGAGATTGCGGCTCTCATGGGACAACCGGAGAAACAGGTGAGCGCGTTATATGACCAAATAAAACGCACGGAGCGCACGCTTGTCTTGGCTTCGAATACGCAATCGAACAAGCGCTTGGTCGAGGGCAGCTTCTCAGCGCTTGAGAAGACGGTCGATGCTCTGTTCGGAAGCGATGGAGCCGCTGCGGTCGATGCTCTGCTCAACTCAACGCTGCCGCAGACGATCGGCGAATCGCGAAGAGGCCGTGAACAGCTGGCCACCATGTATATTTCGGCTTTCATTCTGGGCGTCCTTGGTTATGTCGGCTGGCGAAGGTACAGGTTCGATCAGAATCATGGCTCATCTTATCCGCCTACCGACGGAGTCCGCCGGAATTAA
- a CDS encoding ubiquinol-cytochrome c reductase iron-sulfur subunit → MSNHEQHETAHKSMKRKEMSRRQFLSYTLGGAGAFMAAGMSLPMIRFAVDPILKKKESGTYIKVVEESKITNEPQEFKFKIHQVDGWYVSDPELAAWISKDEKGDFFALSPICKHLGCTIGWNTNKNNEYVCPCHNAQYTKDGKNLTVAPKPLDEYDLKRENGWIYLGPVKPNTRVK, encoded by the coding sequence ATGAGTAACCACGAACAACATGAAACAGCGCATAAATCGATGAAACGGAAGGAAATGTCCCGGCGTCAATTTCTGTCGTATACGCTCGGAGGTGCAGGCGCTTTCATGGCGGCAGGCATGTCGTTGCCGATGATTCGCTTTGCGGTTGATCCGATCTTGAAAAAGAAAGAAAGCGGTACATACATTAAAGTGGTCGAGGAATCCAAGATCACGAACGAACCGCAGGAGTTCAAGTTCAAAATTCACCAGGTCGACGGTTGGTATGTGAGCGATCCCGAGCTCGCCGCATGGATTTCCAAAGACGAAAAAGGCGATTTCTTTGCGCTGTCGCCTATATGTAAGCATCTAGGCTGCACAATTGGCTGGAACACGAATAAGAACAACGAATACGTGTGTCCTTGCCATAACGCTCAATACACGAAAGACGGCAAGAACTTGACCGTGGCACCGAAACCGCTTGACGAGTACGATCTGAAGCGCGAGAACGGCTGGATTTATCTCGGACCGGTCAAGCCTAATACACGGGTAAAATAA
- a CDS encoding c-type cytochrome, with translation MAHGHKSNEKVVYVGDSRVKKKGGGYDTVPPDYSAYPGKSEAFIPNFLLKEWMVGVVVLVGFLVLTIAEPAPLGYPADPTNAAFIPMPDWYFLFLYQFLKYPYVSQDYVVLGTIGIPGIAFGALLLAPFLDTGKERRFYKRPITSILMLLSLISLFYLTKQSWDHYTHELEKTNTIPEHHLREEKAREAAEKGQGQGGAVKEPAAIPIVDKNDPAMDILQARCVACHAVDLKGQESAGFPALVGVGDRLSEDDIRDIVTNGKNGMPAQKDSMSPEEIDQVVTWLAKQKAPAAE, from the coding sequence ATGGCACACGGCCACAAATCGAATGAAAAAGTCGTATACGTCGGCGATTCCCGGGTTAAGAAGAAGGGCGGCGGATACGATACGGTACCGCCGGACTATTCGGCGTATCCAGGCAAATCGGAAGCGTTCATTCCGAACTTCCTTCTGAAGGAATGGATGGTCGGCGTCGTTGTCCTCGTCGGCTTCCTCGTTCTGACGATCGCAGAGCCGGCACCGCTCGGCTATCCGGCGGATCCGACGAACGCGGCATTTATTCCGATGCCGGACTGGTACTTCTTGTTCCTGTATCAATTTCTGAAATACCCATACGTATCGCAAGATTACGTTGTGCTCGGAACGATCGGCATCCCGGGTATTGCATTCGGAGCGCTGCTGCTGGCGCCGTTCCTGGATACCGGTAAAGAGCGCCGTTTCTACAAACGTCCGATCACGTCGATTCTTATGTTGTTGTCGCTGATCTCGCTGTTCTATCTCACGAAGCAATCATGGGATCATTACACCCATGAGCTTGAGAAGACGAACACGATTCCTGAGCATCACCTTCGTGAAGAGAAGGCGCGTGAGGCGGCTGAAAAAGGTCAAGGACAGGGCGGCGCAGTAAAAGAACCTGCTGCCATACCTATCGTGGACAAGAACGATCCGGCCATGGATATCTTGCAAGCACGTTGCGTGGCTTGCCATGCAGTCGACCTGAAAGGCCAAGAAAGCGCAGGTTTTCCTGCTCTTGTAGGTGTTGGTGATCGTTTATCCGAAGATGATATCCGCGATATCGTCACGAACGGCAAGAACGGCATGCCGGCTCAGAAAGACTCGATGTCTCCGGAAGAGATCGATCAAGTCGTCACTTGGCTGGCGAAGCAAAAAGCGCCTGCTGCTGAATAA
- the mgsA gene encoding methylglyoxal synthase — MNIAFIAHDRKKEEMVNFVIAYEPVFVGHTLYSTGTTGKRIMENTDLSIHRFMSGPLGGDQQIGALVAQNEMDLIIFLRDPLMAQPHEPDIIALLRLCDVQGIPVATNVATAELLVKALQRGDFAWRELVHKYKPGEV, encoded by the coding sequence ATGAATATCGCATTCATCGCACATGATCGAAAAAAAGAAGAAATGGTCAATTTCGTGATTGCATACGAGCCCGTTTTTGTCGGGCATACCTTATATTCAACCGGCACGACAGGGAAGCGCATAATGGAGAATACGGATTTATCGATTCATCGTTTCATGTCCGGACCGCTCGGCGGCGATCAACAAATCGGAGCGCTTGTCGCACAGAACGAGATGGATCTGATCATCTTCCTGCGCGACCCGTTGATGGCCCAGCCGCATGAGCCCGATATCATCGCACTGCTGCGGTTGTGCGACGTTCAGGGAATTCCCGTCGCAACGAATGTTGCGACGGCCGAGCTGCTCGTCAAGGCGCTGCAGCGCGGCGATTTCGCATGGCGGGAGCTTGTACACAAATACAAGCCGGGTGAAGTATAA
- a CDS encoding YitT family protein, producing the protein MNKQLSALLRTLPQVTVGTAIYAFGLHYFILPNQLMEGGVTGIAVLLNYALGWPLWLSTLVLNIPLFLVGWKILGLGPMGYSIYGTVSLSFFLALIEKWIKAGWIVPFQTSNDFILAALYAGVTLGAGLGIVFRFGGTTGGADILARIGSKMRGWSMGQVILTLDVVIIGASLLYIPKEKVLYTLVAVFIASRMIDFIQEGAYATKAFSVFTDHGEPMSALITKEMERGTTLFEAKGGYSGNKKQVLYCVVARHEIRRLKTLIRSIDPLAFIVINDVHDVLGEGFKEE; encoded by the coding sequence GTGAACAAGCAATTATCAGCACTGCTGCGGACGCTGCCGCAGGTAACGGTGGGCACCGCCATTTACGCCTTCGGCCTTCACTACTTCATCCTTCCGAATCAATTAATGGAGGGCGGCGTTACGGGAATCGCCGTTCTCTTGAATTATGCTCTCGGCTGGCCGCTGTGGCTATCTACCCTGGTCCTGAACATTCCTCTATTCCTTGTCGGGTGGAAGATATTAGGACTTGGTCCTATGGGCTATTCCATATATGGTACAGTCTCGCTCTCCTTCTTCCTTGCCTTGATCGAGAAATGGATTAAAGCCGGCTGGATCGTTCCGTTCCAAACGTCGAACGATTTTATATTGGCCGCCTTGTACGCGGGTGTTACGCTTGGCGCAGGTCTTGGCATCGTCTTCCGGTTCGGCGGAACGACGGGGGGAGCGGACATCCTGGCACGGATCGGTTCCAAAATGCGCGGCTGGAGCATGGGCCAAGTTATCCTTACCCTTGATGTCGTTATTATCGGCGCATCGCTGTTGTACATCCCGAAGGAAAAAGTGCTCTATACGCTGGTAGCTGTCTTCATCGCTTCAAGAATGATCGATTTTATCCAGGAAGGCGCATATGCGACCAAAGCGTTCTCCGTCTTTACCGATCATGGAGAGCCGATGTCCGCATTGATTACGAAGGAAATGGAGCGGGGAACGACGTTATTCGAAGCCAAAGGCGGATATTCGGGCAACAAAAAGCAGGTCCTCTACTGCGTCGTCGCCCGTCATGAGATCAGACGGCTGAAAACGTTGATACGCAGTATAGACCCGCTTGCATTCATTGTTATTAACGATGTGCATGATGTGCTGGGAGAAGGTTTCAAGGAAGAATAA
- a CDS encoding nucleotide pyrophosphohydrolase: MAEKSLAEIQREVDRYISQFKEGYFSPLSMLARMSEEVGELAREVNHQFGEKPKKLDEAENSIEMELGDILFIVCCFANSLGIDMTEAHNQVMNKFATRDANRWTPKNVEP; this comes from the coding sequence ATGGCCGAAAAATCGCTTGCGGAGATACAGCGTGAGGTGGACCGTTATATTTCACAATTCAAAGAGGGGTATTTCAGCCCGCTTTCCATGCTGGCCCGCATGAGTGAAGAAGTCGGCGAGCTGGCCCGCGAAGTAAACCATCAATTTGGCGAGAAACCGAAGAAGCTGGATGAAGCGGAAAATTCGATCGAGATGGAACTCGGCGACATTTTGTTCATTGTATGCTGTTTTGCCAACTCGCTGGGCATAGATATGACGGAAGCGCATAATCAGGTCATGAACAAATTTGCCACCCGGGATGCGAATCGCTGGACGCCAAAAAACGTCGAACCGTAA